A region of Triplophysa rosa linkage group LG16, Trosa_1v2, whole genome shotgun sequence DNA encodes the following proteins:
- the fabp4a gene encoding fatty acid binding protein 4a, with the protein MVEKFVGAWKMINSENFDEYMKALGVGFATRQVGNRTKPNLILCVDDQGFICMKSQSTFKTTEIKFKLNEPFEETTADDRKTTTVISVENGKLVQKQTWDGKETRIEREITDGKLIAKCTMGDVVAVRTYVKE; encoded by the exons ATGGTTGAGAAATTCGTGGGAGCATGGAAAATGATCAACAGCGAAAACTTTGACGAGTACATGAAGGCGCtag GTGTGGGTTTCGCAACTCGTCAGGTGGGAAACAGGACCAAGCCAAACCTGATCTTGTGTGTGGATGATCAAGGGTTCATATGCATGAAATCGCAGAGCACCTTCAAAACTACTGAGATTAAATTCAAACTCAACGAGCCATTCGAGGAGACCACTGCAGATGACAGAAAGACTACG ACCGTCATTAGTGTCGAGAACGGAAAACTCGTGCAAAAACAGACCTGGGACGGCAAAGAGACgaggatagagagagagatcacGGATGGGAAATTAATAGCT aaatgcacaaTGGGTGATGTTGTTGCTGTAAGGACATATGTGAAGGAGTGA
- the mrpl53 gene encoding 39S ribosomal protein L53, mitochondrial: MRHVNIIVTMGKYHIHKKPRPGWHVIRGQRVPLERKMAASRGAVVLKTVKKIVVQLCPFESNVRSTRDFLVMVGSEKARSSNINCEIITEVKHDRSESVIDITFVDGERLVMKGSKLTTQEMLSALQTRCSAKNPQAKAGDKK; encoded by the exons ATGCGGCATGTAAACATCATTGTTACAATGGGCAAATATCATATACATAAAA AGCCTCGCCCAGGTTGGCACGTCATCAGAGGTCAAAGGGTACCTCTTGAGAGAAAGATGGCTGCGTCCAGAGGAGCAGTTGTGTTAAAGACGGTTAAGAAAATTGTTGTACAGTTATGTCCATTTGAATCTAATGTTCGCTCTACACG AGATTTCCTCGTCATGGTTGGCTCTGAAAAAGCCAGATCCtcaaatataaattgtgaaaTAATCACAGAGGTCAAGCATGACCGATCAGAGTCTGTCATTGACATCACATTCG TGGATGGAGAGAGGCTGGTGATGAAAGGATCCAAACTAACCACTCAAGAAATGCTCTCAGCACTACAGACCCGCTGCAGTGCTAAAAACCCTCAAGCAAAAGCAGGAGACAAGAAGTAG